A region from the Ignavibacteria bacterium genome encodes:
- the tsaB gene encoding tRNA (adenosine(37)-N6)-threonylcarbamoyltransferase complex dimerization subunit type 1 TsaB: MSILGIETATETCGVALMREGILLDEFSREEKHIHAEQLVPMVEQLLKKNNTELASLDGVAISIGPGSFTGLRIGLSVAKGLAESVNLPLVAVPTLTSVAFALKNTLHASEQTMVSVLEIQRNEFAVASFSSKRFFEHHSEVISVLQHTDSTAAIEQYFMQRSEQLLLCGPASEKIFRVLQNYHSLQEKIFLAGNAFRKCNARFVAFLGAQLLQQNDIADIPSLQPLYGKDFVAKQSTIFARITRNNSN; this comes from the coding sequence ATGAGTATCCTCGGAATTGAAACAGCAACGGAAACTTGCGGAGTTGCACTTATGCGCGAGGGCATACTGCTCGACGAATTTTCACGAGAAGAAAAACATATTCACGCCGAACAACTTGTTCCAATGGTAGAGCAATTGCTCAAAAAAAATAATACAGAACTCGCATCACTTGATGGTGTCGCAATTTCCATTGGACCGGGCTCATTTACCGGTTTACGTATCGGATTAAGCGTTGCAAAAGGATTAGCGGAATCCGTCAATCTTCCGCTCGTTGCTGTTCCAACATTGACATCCGTTGCATTTGCTTTGAAAAATACGTTACACGCAAGCGAACAAACAATGGTATCTGTTTTGGAAATACAGCGAAATGAATTTGCCGTTGCATCATTTTCTTCGAAAAGATTTTTTGAGCATCATTCCGAAGTAATTTCTGTTTTGCAACATACGGATTCAACAGCAGCGATAGAACAATACTTTATGCAACGTAGCGAACAGTTATTACTCTGCGGTCCTGCATCGGAAAAAATATTTCGAGTGTTGCAGAACTATCATTCGCTCCAGGAAAAAATTTTTCTTGCAGGAAACGCATTTCGAAAATGTAACGCACGTTTTGTTGCATTCCTCGGAGCGCAACTTTTGCAACAGAATGATATTGCAGACATTCCATCGTTACAACCATTGTACGGAAAAGATTTTGTTGCAAAACAATCGACAATTTTTGCAAGAATAACAAGGAACAACAGTAACTAA
- a CDS encoding acetyl-CoA carboxylase carboxyltransferase subunit beta has protein sequence MSWFRRNKENILTESTERNETPEGVWTKCERCDEIIHRKQLEQNYFTCQKCEYHFRITSSEYISFFLDEHSFKEMDRKIRSADPLKFEDTKPYRTRLQATMKATNLYDAIKTGTGTIEKIPLVVGCMDFSFIGGSMGSVVGEKVARAVDQSKRKKLPLVLISSSGGARMMEAALSLMQLAKTCGKLSQLHELHIPFISILTDPTTGGVTASFSMMGDINIGEPGALIGFAGPRVIKQTIGKDLPEGFQRSEFLLEHGFLDLVVHRRDMKKTVATLLRMIM, from the coding sequence ATGTCCTGGTTTCGACGAAATAAAGAAAACATCTTAACAGAATCTACTGAACGCAATGAAACACCCGAAGGCGTGTGGACAAAATGCGAACGATGCGATGAAATTATTCACCGCAAACAACTGGAACAAAATTATTTCACGTGTCAGAAATGTGAGTACCATTTTCGTATAACGAGTTCAGAATATATTTCATTTTTTCTTGACGAACATTCGTTCAAAGAAATGGACAGAAAAATTCGTTCTGCCGACCCGTTGAAGTTTGAAGATACAAAACCTTATCGTACGCGTTTGCAGGCAACAATGAAGGCGACCAATCTCTACGATGCAATCAAAACAGGAACTGGAACAATTGAAAAAATTCCTCTCGTTGTCGGTTGTATGGATTTTTCTTTCATCGGAGGAAGTATGGGTTCTGTTGTCGGTGAAAAAGTCGCGCGCGCCGTTGACCAATCAAAACGAAAAAAACTTCCACTCGTTCTTATTTCTTCAAGCGGCGGCGCACGAATGATGGAAGCCGCGCTTTCGTTAATGCAACTTGCAAAAACCTGCGGAAAACTTTCGCAACTCCACGAACTCCATATTCCTTTCATTTCCATTCTCACTGACCCAACAACCGGAGGAGTTACTGCAAGTTTTTCGATGATGGGCGATATCAATATCGGAGAACCCGGTGCGCTTATTGGATTTGCAGGTCCGCGCGTTATCAAACAAACCATCGGAAAAGATTTACCCGAAGGATTTCAACGAAGCGAGTTTTTACTTGAACACGGATTTCTTGACCTCGTCGTACATCGCAGAGATATGAAAAAAACCGTTGCGACATTGTTGAGAATGATAATGTAG
- the msrB gene encoding peptide-methionine (R)-S-oxide reductase MsrB, translated as MHKKIIKTDDEWEAQLSNEQFCITRKKGTERAFTGTYWNNHEQGVYSCVCCELPLFSSETKFESGSGWPSFFSPVAKENIKEQTDNMYGMSRIEILCNRCDAHLGHVFDDGPKPTGLRYCINSASLKFVKSSN; from the coding sequence ATGCACAAAAAAATCATAAAAACAGATGACGAATGGGAAGCGCAATTATCGAACGAACAATTTTGCATAACACGGAAAAAAGGAACCGAACGAGCATTTACAGGAACGTATTGGAATAATCACGAACAAGGAGTGTACTCCTGCGTTTGCTGCGAACTCCCGCTGTTTTCTTCCGAAACAAAATTTGAATCCGGAAGCGGATGGCCAAGTTTCTTTTCTCCCGTTGCCAAAGAAAACATCAAAGAGCAAACAGACAATATGTACGGAATGAGTCGCATAGAAATTCTTTGCAATCGCTGCGATGCTCATTTGGGACATGTTTTCGACGACGGACCCAAACCTACAGGATTACGATACTGTATCAATTCTGCATCTTTAAAATTTGTGAAATCGAGCAATTGA
- a CDS encoding UDP-N-acetylglucosamine pyrophosphorylase: MLNPDKAKVMFELNGKPMLGYVVETAQQLSPQKIILIVGWQKDSVIEYVSSIRKEIIFVEQKEQLGTGHAIMQIEKALNNFDGNVLVLSGDVPLLSISTLQILLQTHIRTNAIATILAAQIENPFGYGRIIHNENGSVQKIVEEKDANNEEKKVNEINSGIYLFNKEYLFDALKEITPNNSQQEYYLTDVFHYFWKHNLKVAAVRANNPKEILGVNNVDDLKQLELLMRG; the protein is encoded by the coding sequence ATGTTGAATCCCGATAAAGCGAAAGTGATGTTCGAACTTAACGGCAAACCAATGCTGGGTTACGTTGTTGAAACCGCGCAACAACTTTCTCCGCAAAAAATTATTCTTATTGTCGGTTGGCAAAAAGATTCAGTGATTGAATATGTTTCTTCCATTCGAAAAGAAATAATTTTTGTTGAACAGAAAGAGCAACTTGGAACGGGACATGCAATAATGCAAATTGAAAAAGCGCTGAATAATTTTGATGGAAACGTTCTCGTGCTTTCCGGCGATGTTCCTTTGCTTTCTATTTCCACATTGCAAATACTGCTTCAAACGCATATAAGAACAAATGCGATTGCAACAATTCTCGCTGCACAAATTGAAAATCCATTTGGTTACGGAAGAATAATTCACAATGAAAACGGAAGCGTGCAAAAAATTGTAGAAGAAAAAGACGCGAACAATGAAGAAAAAAAAGTGAACGAAATAAATTCCGGAATTTATCTTTTCAATAAAGAATACTTGTTTGATGCTTTGAAAGAAATTACTCCGAATAATTCACAGCAAGAATATTATCTCACCGATGTGTTTCATTATTTTTGGAAACACAATTTGAAAGTTGCTGCAGTGAGAGCAAATAATCCGAAAGAAATTCTGGGCGTAAATAACGTTGACGATTTGAAACAACTCGAACTATTGATGCGGGGATAA
- a CDS encoding 4-hydroxy-tetrahydrodipicolinate synthase, which yields MKQQTILFRGTGTALITPFTKKNTIDERALRRLIDYQIEGGVEAILPIGTTGESATLTEVEMRKVVEIVVAHNNKRKIVIAGTGTNSTMKTLALSKKARDIGVDGLLIVGPYYNKPTQEGFYQHYANIAEHIELPIIIYNVPSRTGSNITAETTLKLAETFPNIVGIKEASGNFEQIMEILRNRPKQFALYSGDDAVTLPMIALGGDGVVSVIANQAPKMFSEMVRLCLQEKFRYASALHYQLLPLMNFNFIESNPIPVKTSLAMMGLIEENFRLPLIQLSSRNRPKLEEILKNLKLIS from the coding sequence ATGAAACAGCAAACAATCTTATTCCGTGGCACTGGAACCGCACTCATTACTCCATTCACGAAAAAAAATACCATTGACGAACGCGCACTTCGCCGACTTATTGATTACCAAATCGAAGGTGGCGTGGAAGCGATTCTCCCTATCGGAACAACAGGCGAAAGTGCAACTCTTACCGAAGTGGAAATGCGTAAAGTTGTCGAAATTGTTGTTGCTCACAATAACAAACGAAAAATTGTTATTGCTGGTACCGGAACAAATTCGACAATGAAAACGCTTGCACTCTCCAAAAAAGCGCGCGACATCGGCGTTGATGGTTTATTGATAGTCGGTCCCTACTACAACAAACCGACGCAAGAAGGATTTTATCAGCATTATGCGAATATTGCCGAACATATTGAACTTCCCATCATTATCTATAACGTGCCATCGCGAACAGGTTCCAACATCACCGCCGAAACTACGTTGAAACTTGCTGAAACGTTTCCCAACATCGTTGGCATAAAAGAAGCGTCGGGAAATTTCGAACAAATTATGGAAATCCTTCGCAATCGTCCGAAACAATTTGCATTGTATTCCGGTGATGATGCCGTAACGCTTCCGATGATTGCACTCGGAGGCGATGGCGTTGTTTCCGTTATTGCCAATCAAGCCCCGAAAATGTTTTCCGAAATGGTACGTTTGTGTTTGCAAGAAAAATTCCGCTATGCCTCCGCTCTGCATTATCAACTGCTTCCCTTAATGAATTTCAATTTTATTGAATCCAATCCTATCCCCGTAAAAACTTCTCTTGCAATGATGGGTCTTATTGAAGAGAATTTCCGTTTGCCGCTCATTCAACTGAGCAGTAGAAATCGTCCGAAACTGGAAGAAATACTGAAAAATTTGAAGTTGATTTCTTAA
- a CDS encoding bifunctional response regulator/alkaline phosphatase family protein, translating to MKQRETLTEPKGTILWVDDEIELLRPHILFLEDKAYDVETASNGDDALELVRHQLFDIILLDEMMPGMGGLKVLAEIKSLRPGIPVVMVTKNEAESLMEEAIGDKISDYLTKPVNPSQVLLTIKKILEGKKITSEHLQSDYVREFNRISASLSTGLLANEWLELYTKLTRWAIDFDEHPELGLRQTLNDQFREANMEFGKCIDRNYTKWVSSTPDKRPTFSTDIVDKYLIPELQKDKSVFFFVIDCMRLDQWFVFEEILREYFTVKRDAYFSILPTATPYSRNAIFSGSFPDEIEKRYPEIWAKWEDDENSLNKFEKEMLDKLLERRKIAMKPEQKYIKILDGGYGRGIEQNILSYTANRLTSVVVNFVDMLAHGRSDSPLLKEIAPDESAYRLLTKTWFLYSSLFGMLKSLAEQKNVSIIITTDHGSIRCLRSAKVIGDKEAASNLRYKYGRNLKCDEKNCIFIKNPTDYRLPKRGAAINYIIAKEDYYFVYPTDFHHYVTQYRDTFQHGGVSLEEMILPIATLEPK from the coding sequence ATGAAACAACGTGAAACCCTGACAGAACCCAAGGGAACTATCCTTTGGGTTGACGACGAAATCGAACTCCTTCGCCCGCATATTCTCTTCTTAGAAGATAAAGCGTACGACGTAGAAACGGCATCCAACGGCGATGATGCACTGGAACTTGTTCGCCATCAACTTTTTGACATTATTCTGCTTGACGAAATGATGCCTGGAATGGGCGGCTTAAAAGTGCTGGCAGAAATCAAATCTCTTCGTCCCGGAATTCCTGTTGTTATGGTTACAAAAAACGAAGCGGAAAGTTTGATGGAAGAAGCCATTGGGGACAAGATTTCAGATTACTTAACGAAGCCGGTTAATCCTTCGCAAGTGCTGTTGACAATTAAAAAAATCCTCGAAGGAAAGAAAATAACTTCCGAGCATTTGCAAAGCGATTACGTCCGCGAGTTTAACCGTATTTCTGCATCGTTATCTACGGGATTGCTCGCGAATGAATGGCTCGAACTTTATACAAAACTTACTCGATGGGCAATAGATTTTGACGAACATCCGGAACTGGGATTGCGACAAACGCTGAATGACCAGTTTCGTGAAGCAAATATGGAGTTTGGAAAATGTATTGATAGAAATTACACAAAGTGGGTTTCATCAACTCCTGATAAACGTCCAACGTTTTCGACGGACATCGTGGATAAATATCTCATTCCGGAACTGCAAAAAGATAAATCTGTTTTTTTTTTCGTAATAGATTGTATGCGTCTTGACCAATGGTTTGTGTTTGAGGAAATTCTTCGTGAATATTTTACTGTAAAACGCGATGCGTATTTTTCTATCCTACCAACGGCAACTCCTTATTCCCGCAACGCTATTTTCAGCGGCTCGTTTCCCGACGAAATTGAAAAACGGTATCCGGAAATTTGGGCAAAATGGGAAGATGATGAAAACAGTTTGAATAAATTTGAGAAAGAAATGCTCGACAAATTACTGGAGCGAAGAAAGATTGCAATGAAGCCCGAACAAAAATACATCAAAATTCTCGATGGGGGTTACGGCAGAGGTATTGAACAAAATATTCTTTCGTACACTGCAAACCGTTTGACTTCAGTTGTTGTTAATTTTGTTGATATGCTCGCACACGGACGTTCCGATTCTCCGCTGTTGAAGGAAATTGCCCCTGATGAATCGGCTTATCGCTTGCTTACAAAAACCTGGTTTCTCTATTCTTCGTTATTCGGAATGTTGAAATCGCTTGCGGAACAAAAAAATGTTTCCATCATCATTACCACCGACCACGGAAGCATTCGTTGTTTGCGAAGCGCAAAAGTCATTGGCGATAAAGAAGCCGCATCAAATCTGCGATATAAATACGGACGCAATTTAAAATGCGACGAGAAGAATTGCATCTTTATCAAAAATCCAACGGATTACCGATTACCAAAACGCGGTGCCGCAATCAATTATATTATCGCAAAAGAAGATTATTACTTTGTGTACCCGACAGATTTTCATCATTACGTTACACAGTATCGCGATACGTTTCAACACGGCGGCGTTTCGCTCGAAGAAATGATTCTTCCGATTGCAACATTAGAACCGAAGTAA
- the dapB gene encoding 4-hydroxy-tetrahydrodipicolinate reductase, which yields MNIALIGYGKMGKEIESLSKERGTVIKKIFTRENNSAGKSLNKQSLKDIDLCFEFSAPDEAYYNIEALIAAKKNIVCGTTGWFDKISSVKKLVEEHQIGFVYSSNFSLGMNIFISTVERAASLLNRFNEYDVSIHETHHVRKPDSPSGTAFALASLLLQNFPRKTEIITETAHQQLQPHQLHVSSTRIGNVVGQHTVLFDSEVDSLELIHTAKNRRGFALGAIIAAEWLYYTQQKGFFTMKDVLG from the coding sequence ATGAACATCGCACTGATTGGCTACGGAAAAATGGGAAAAGAAATTGAATCGTTGTCAAAAGAACGCGGAACAGTTATCAAAAAAATTTTTACTCGAGAAAATAATAGCGCGGGAAAATCCCTGAACAAACAATCCTTAAAAGATATTGACCTCTGTTTCGAATTTTCTGCTCCCGACGAAGCGTATTACAATATTGAAGCGTTGATTGCGGCTAAAAAAAATATTGTGTGCGGAACAACAGGATGGTTTGACAAAATTTCTTCCGTAAAAAAACTCGTAGAAGAACATCAGATCGGTTTTGTGTATTCTTCGAACTTCTCTCTGGGAATGAATATTTTTATTAGCACAGTTGAGCGCGCCGCTTCGCTTCTCAACCGTTTCAACGAATACGATGTAAGCATTCACGAAACACATCATGTTCGCAAACCGGATTCGCCTAGCGGAACAGCGTTTGCGCTCGCATCACTTCTTCTCCAAAATTTTCCACGCAAAACAGAAATCATCACGGAAACGGCTCACCAACAATTGCAACCGCATCAACTGCACGTTTCTTCAACTCGCATCGGAAACGTCGTTGGACAACATACCGTCTTGTTTGATTCCGAAGTGGATTCGCTCGAATTAATTCACACAGCAAAAAATCGGCGCGGATTTGCATTAGGTGCAATTATCGCTGCCGAATGGCTGTATTACACTCAACAGAAAGGATTTTTTACGATGAAGGACGTTCTCGGATGA
- a CDS encoding pantoate--beta-alanine ligase, with product MKIISSISEMQSLSGSLRLKEKKIAVVPTMGSLHEGHLSLIRIAKQNADIVIATIFVNPVQFSPNEDFNKYPRNIERDIALIQKENADVVFTPSLEEIYPKNFETYVTTEKSSTVLEGKFRPTHFKGVTTIVAKLFNITKPHVAIFGQKDAQQVFIIQKMIRDLNFDIHIVVAPIVREHDGLAMSSRNVYLNVQERNDATVVFQSLQYAEQLITNGEFNTFSIKNAMKKMISSKRTVTEIDYISIANAETLDELDMILLNSKTLISLAVRLENTRLIDNIVIGN from the coding sequence ATGAAAATCATTTCTTCAATTTCCGAAATGCAATCGCTTTCTGGATCGTTACGATTGAAAGAAAAGAAAATTGCTGTTGTTCCGACGATGGGCTCATTACACGAAGGTCATCTTTCGCTTATTCGCATCGCAAAACAAAACGCTGATATCGTTATCGCAACAATTTTCGTCAATCCCGTGCAATTCTCACCAAACGAAGATTTCAATAAATATCCGCGAAACATTGAACGAGATATTGCATTGATTCAAAAGGAAAATGCTGACGTTGTGTTCACTCCTTCACTTGAGGAAATCTATCCAAAGAATTTTGAAACGTATGTAACAACAGAAAAATCAAGCACCGTTCTCGAAGGAAAGTTTCGTCCGACACATTTCAAAGGTGTTACGACAATAGTTGCAAAACTTTTCAATATTACGAAACCGCACGTCGCAATCTTCGGACAAAAAGATGCACAGCAAGTTTTCATTATTCAAAAAATGATACGCGATTTGAATTTCGATATTCACATCGTTGTTGCGCCGATTGTTCGGGAACACGATGGACTTGCAATGAGTTCGCGCAATGTGTATTTGAATGTACAAGAACGAAATGATGCGACTGTTGTTTTTCAATCTCTTCAGTATGCGGAACAATTAATTACAAACGGTGAATTCAATACTTTTTCTATAAAAAACGCAATGAAGAAAATGATTTCTTCAAAACGAACAGTAACAGAAATTGATTACATTTCGATTGCAAACGCAGAAACGCTGGATGAACTCGACATGATTCTTCTAAATAGTAAAACACTCATTTCACTCGCCGTTCGACTTGAGAATACTCGGCTCATTGATAATATTGTTATTGGGAATTAG
- a CDS encoding T9SS type A sorting domain-containing protein — protein sequence MFSKYAFFLVVCLVGMFFLGFNDIKKTCRQVGLTRKNGVGCVCHNEFHSPNVNITIAGPDSVALGETANYTLTVYGGPDSAAGMNVAVLRGSLSSLDTFLVVLDSELTCTAPLRPSETGLIRWNFSYTAPFIPGADTLYAVANSVNLNGIPTEDEWNFGENVVLTAYEPNAVSEEENSLPSFRLISSYPNPFNASTNIRFLQTEPAHISLRIFDISGKVVATLLENQWMDAGTYEVPFARTFIASGLYIVYFQTPSSSLSTKIILLK from the coding sequence ATGTTCTCGAAGTATGCCTTTTTTCTCGTTGTATGTCTTGTTGGAATGTTCTTTCTTGGATTCAACGACATAAAAAAAACGTGCAGGCAAGTCGGTCTTACCCGAAAGAACGGTGTTGGCTGTGTTTGCCATAATGAATTTCACTCACCCAATGTCAACATAACGATTGCAGGACCCGATTCGGTTGCACTCGGAGAAACGGCAAATTATACGCTCACTGTTTATGGCGGTCCCGATTCCGCGGCGGGAATGAATGTTGCAGTTTTGCGCGGTTCGCTTTCTTCTTTGGATACGTTTCTCGTTGTGTTGGATAGTGAACTTACCTGCACCGCGCCGCTTCGTCCTTCCGAAACCGGTTTGATACGATGGAATTTTTCTTATACCGCGCCATTCATTCCGGGCGCCGATACATTGTATGCGGTTGCGAACAGTGTCAATCTCAACGGTATTCCTACGGAAGACGAGTGGAATTTCGGAGAAAATGTTGTTCTTACGGCGTACGAACCGAATGCAGTTTCTGAAGAAGAAAACTCGTTACCTTCGTTTCGTTTGATTTCATCGTATCCCAATCCTTTCAACGCTTCAACCAACATTCGTTTTCTGCAAACAGAACCAGCGCATATTTCACTGCGTATCTTCGATATTTCGGGAAAAGTCGTTGCAACGCTATTGGAAAACCAATGGATGGATGCGGGAACGTATGAAGTTCCGTTTGCGAGAACGTTTATTGCAAGCGGTTTGTATATTGTTTATTTCCAAACGCCATCATCATCTCTATCAACAAAGATTATCTTGCTGAAATAA
- the tsaE gene encoding tRNA (adenosine(37)-N6)-threonylcarbamoyltransferase complex ATPase subunit type 1 TsaE, which produces MNSSGDPFLPSTFVSRSETDTIDLGKTFARQLRSNDIVALFGNLGSGKTRFVQGICNALNVEHNISSPTFTLINEYKSDKGKIFHFDFYRIHSVDEILQLGFYEYLESDGICIIEWAERTKEFLPAVRYDVYFEFGENENERMICIEKFLNDEYPRN; this is translated from the coding sequence ATGAACAGTTCCGGCGACCCTTTCTTACCATCCACATTCGTTTCTCGTTCGGAAACAGATACAATAGATTTAGGAAAAACATTCGCACGCCAATTGCGTTCAAACGATATTGTTGCCCTGTTCGGAAATTTAGGAAGCGGAAAAACGCGATTTGTGCAAGGAATTTGTAACGCGTTGAACGTTGAACACAATATTTCCAGTCCAACGTTTACTCTTATCAACGAATACAAAAGCGACAAAGGAAAAATATTTCATTTCGATTTTTACCGTATCCATTCCGTTGATGAAATATTGCAACTGGGATTTTATGAATATCTGGAATCCGACGGAATCTGCATCATTGAATGGGCAGAACGCACAAAAGAATTTCTTCCTGCAGTTCGATATGATGTGTATTTTGAGTTCGGAGAAAATGAAAACGAAAGAATGATTTGCATAGAAAAATTCCTGAACGATGAGTATCCTCGGAATTGA